The Clostridium sp. DL-VIII DNA window AATAAAGCTTTGCATAATATGCTTCTGGCTGATTTTCTTTAGCTTTTGTTAGAAAATCATATACCCTTTGAGCATAATATCGTTTATTTTCTTCACTTATTTTAGGATTCTTTAAAAAATTATAAAACTGTACTTCTGAAAAATTTGCTGCATACTGATCTGGCTGTAATCCATCCTCATCTTCAAACCACTGAATGGAGAGTACATAGACAACTTTCTGGTTATCCTCTATGTCTCCTCCTCCTAAATATGAGGCTTCTTGTAAATCTTGAGTAAATGGTCTTCCAAAACAGCTTAAATTATAATTAGCACCATTAAACGGGAAAAAATCTAATGGATTTTGAGGAACGCTTATTCCAAGTTCGGATGATCCAAGCAAAAACATATTTCCGTTATCAGACAACATTTTCTTATCTAACGAGCTTTTATCCTTTACTGTATCAAATCTTAGTTTTCCAAGAGCACTTACATCTTTTTCTTTGGTTAATACTTGTATTTGTCTATCTAATATTGTATTCATCGTAATTGTAATAAATATTACGATGATTATCGGTATTATTAAGCTTATTATCTTTTTCATTATGCAACAACCTCTTTGTCGTTAAATTACTAATTTGTAAAAGTTAACTTATTGATAAAAATATTCTTCAATAGAGTAAATTACTCTATGTTTATAATATTATTCTATACCTACCAGTGTCAATAAAACATTCATTAATATATAGAAATTAGCTTTTTATAAATTTTTCCAAAAATATCAAAGCTTTTATTGTAGTACAAGCAAAAAGATATATTCTTGACTAAAAACTTCACGAATATACCCTTTTACATATAAATGTACTATTTAAGATTTTATTATAATTTATAAATTTTATCTCTATTGTTAACTACATTTTTAGTAGCATTTCTTGTATCATATACAACCTTGGCTCTAGAAACAATCGATTCATAATCATAGCAGCTATGATTTGTTGTTATGATTACAATATCAGCCTCATCAATAACTTCTTTCCAATCTACTGAATTGTAGACTTTACCTTTATATTTAGATGTTGGACAATAAGGATCATTTACCTTTAGATCCGCACCATTCTTTTCTAGTAATTCTATTACTTTAAATGCTGGTGATTCTCTATAATCATCTATGTCATTTTTATATGCAACACCCATTAATAAAACTTTAGCTCCATTTAACGCTTTTTTATTCTTATTTAAAATTTTCATAACATTATCAAGAACAAATTCTGGCATTGAATCATTAATTTCCCCTGATGTTTCAATTAGTCTTGTGTGATAATCATATTCTTTTGCTTTCCATTCTAAATAAAATGGATCAAGTGGAATACAATGTCCTCCAAGACCTGGACCTGGATAAAATGGCATGAACCCATATGGTTTTGTTTTTGCTGCATCAATAACTTCCCATACATCTATTCCCATTCTATTACATAAAATAGCCATTTCATTAGCTAATCCAATATTTATGTTTCTAAAAGTATTTTCTAATATCTTTTCCATTTCTGCTACAGCTGGTGATGATACAGTATGTATATCCCCTTCTAATATATTTCTATATAGTGCTGCTGCAACTTCAGTACAATCTTCAGAACATCCTCCAACAACTTTTGGAGTATTTTTAGTGTTGAAATCCTTATTTCCCGGATCAACTCTTTCTGGTGAGAAAGCTAAGAAGAAATCTTCTCCACATTTCAATCCGCTTTCCTCTAAAATTGGCTTAAGAACTTCTTCTGTTGTTCCTGGGTATGTAGTACTTTCAAGAATTACAAGCATACCTTTATGTAAATATTCTGCAACACTCTTTGTTGAAGAAACAACATATGATAAATCTGGCTGCTTATATAAATCTAATGGTGTAGGAACACAGATACAAATAGTGTCTACATCTTTAACAAAACTAAAATCTGTAGTTGCTTGTAAAGTCTTTGCTTCTACTAACTTCTTTAGAGTTTCATCTACTACATCACCTATATAATTTTTTCCTTCATTAACCATTTTTACTTTTTGTTCTTGAACATCAAAACCAATAGTTTGATATCCTGCATTAGCCTTTTCTACCGCTAATGGCAATCCAACGTATCCAAGTCCAACGACACCAACCTTTGCAGTTCTATTGTTTATCTTGTCTAATAATTGTTGTTTTAACATTGACATCTTATACCTCCACAATTTTCAGTTAACAGTTTATGCCCTTATGGTATCCTGCAAGCAATATACAGTTAACAGTTAATGATGAAATTCTTAAAGAATTTCTTTATATTTTTAATCCTAATATTCACTTCTATCTATTAGTCATTTATACATTCTACTTTTTCATCATTCTTATTATAATTCTTTCCACAAGCTTTGCAACTTGCATGTTCATCCTTAAATTCAAGTCTTTCTCCACACTCGCACACATATCCTAATATATTTGCTGGATTTCCTACAACTAGCGCATAATCTGGTATATGTTTAGTAACTA harbors:
- a CDS encoding nucleotide sugar dehydrogenase; its protein translation is MSMLKQQLLDKINNRTAKVGVVGLGYVGLPLAVEKANAGYQTIGFDVQEQKVKMVNEGKNYIGDVVDETLKKLVEAKTLQATTDFSFVKDVDTICICVPTPLDLYKQPDLSYVVSSTKSVAEYLHKGMLVILESTTYPGTTEEVLKPILEESGLKCGEDFFLAFSPERVDPGNKDFNTKNTPKVVGGCSEDCTEVAAALYRNILEGDIHTVSSPAVAEMEKILENTFRNINIGLANEMAILCNRMGIDVWEVIDAAKTKPYGFMPFYPGPGLGGHCIPLDPFYLEWKAKEYDYHTRLIETSGEINDSMPEFVLDNVMKILNKNKKALNGAKVLLMGVAYKNDIDDYRESPAFKVIELLEKNGADLKVNDPYCPTSKYKGKVYNSVDWKEVIDEADIVIITTNHSCYDYESIVSRAKVVYDTRNATKNVVNNRDKIYKL